ATATAATTGCACACTGAGTGGTGGAAATGTTATGGTTATCGAAATTCTGTATTCacatcacttcttttaagcaaaATCTCTGAAGTATGCATAGTAGCGGGAGCCGTTAGCTGCAAATTTAAGCACTGGTTATTTGGAGATACTTAGAAGTGCGCAAGAGTGACAatcaaaaacttttttttttaatatatattttaaatattgtgATCCTTTTTTTGCTTGCTGTTCAAATTGTATCGACTTCTTTTATCATGTTAACAAATACCATATTTCtgctttcaaattttatatttctctTTGAACTCTTTAGGCTCCTGCTTACCGAGCATCACTAGGGATTCTGCCTATTCCTCCAGCACTTTCAATGATCATTCCAGCAATTGGATCCAGCTTCTATGCACATCCACAGGCCAGGTGAAAGTAGATGAATATCCTGAACGGCCTGGACAGCCCAATTGCAGTTTCTACATGAGAACGAGGGATTGCAATTTCAAATCTTCCTGCAGATTCCACCAACCCTGAAAACCAGAGACGGCTGTCACTCTTAGTGACCAAGGACTGCCTTTGCGACCTGTAAGTCTTTCTTTCAATTATTTAGCTAGATCAAGAGTATTAACTTATTATAGCTTTTTAAAACAAGATCGTGGGCTTGCATTACTAATCGGTAACCATTTTGCTccatattcagattttatttcCCTGGTACAACAAAATTAACTGGACTGTGTATTGTTTTGTCTTGTAAATGATTTAGGGCCGAAGTGTCTGCTTACACTTCAGCCATTATGGAACTTGTAAGTTTGGGTCGTCCTGTAAGTACGATCATTCAGTTGGTGGCATTGCACCTTCTCAGATGGGGCTGATCACGGAAGATTCACATGAAGGCTGAATGAGTCCCTTCCTTCTGATACATCCATTTGAACAGAACTATGCGCACCTTTATCACCTTCTACCTCATGCATATCTCTTGATCTTACCTTCACAGCATTTTCTTGTGTGAGCATATCTGAATGCGGTTGATCTTCATGTTCCAAGATTACATTGTCAGGGGAGCATCACGTGTCTGATCCTGATTAACTGGTGATAAGACTTCGCCAAAGTCATCGTCAATACTACCATTGTATTTTATTCCTCAATACATAGTGATTACAAATACTTGAAAACTTTTTGTACTCGAGACTTTTGAAGGATGTTGTAATGTTTTCCACGTATCATGACTATGGTTGCAAAATAATCGGATGGTTTATGATAACAGTATAAAGTGACATTTATGTATATATCTTGTTCAGTGCTTTTGCTAATCTGTTAGGGTGAAAAGTATGATTTTCGGCAACATATTCATGTGCCTATAGTCGACAGTTGCCAAAAGGTTTCCAAATTTGTGTTTCCGATAGCATGACAGGAGATCTCTGGTCAATCTAAACACATCAGAACATCATGCTTCCCTTGATCAGTCCAGGTTGGCCGGAATTCTTTCTGATTGAATCAACCTATTAACCTATATTGCTCATAAGCAAATTGCTGATATTTGCTTGGCTCCTAGAACTCACTATAATTCTTTCTGACTTAAttcatgaaatatatatttctaaaaactTAACGGAACTAATTAATCGAGTAAAActcaatctttttttttttttgaataaagagtAAAACTCAATCTTAATTTTTaggaaataaataattaatagcataaacaaattatattataacgATAACTCacatatatcaatatatcaacaatattttatttatttttattatattatttcaatgaaaatttgaaaatttcacaAATACACATGAAAGAATTTAGTTGGACATTTCATCCATCATATAATCTAAAACCAACAAACCAGACATCATGatcatgaataaaataatccaaaattttaaaaaatcattacaCTAGAAAGCTCTTTCACTCTTCCGAGGTGGTGATCTTAGAGAAAATAATACACACAAAACAATTGAAATAAGATTAAAAactaaattcaataaaataatatctaatttaaaaataaaaaacagaaattaaaatatataaacttttaaaataaacatCACAAAAATTCGTACCCAAAAAACACTCTCTTTCTTTTCACTCCGTCTCCTTGGTAACTCTTCCTTGAAGCCCTGTCTGGCCCTTCAGAAAGCTTCACAGATCTTGTATGTATTAATTTCTTGATATATACATTTCTTTGTTTGTGTTCAATTGTTGTATCTTCTTAGTTGTAAATTCAATGGCAAGAATTAGAGGCAGAGCAGGGTATAAACCACGCCCTTGTAACAAAACAGAGGTTTTGCAATGGCTTAAAACCCTCCCTTTAGCCCCTGAGTTTTATCCAACTCTTGAGGAGTTTAATGACCCAATCGCTTATATTCATCGAATTGAGAAAGAAGCTTGTGATTATGGTATATGTAAAATCATACCCCCTGTCTTGTTGTCCTTAATGAAAAACACATTTCTTCAACTTGATAATTCTTTAATGGCCTGTTCTGCCTCCCCGAAAGGCGAATTAAGGCCTACATTCACTACCCATAAATGGCCATCCTGTGATTAAGTCTGTGAGGGAGTGGGAAGACTTGCACTGTTGAGGAATTTGAAGCAAAGGCCTACATTCACTACCCATAAATGGCCATCCTGTGATTAAGTCTTTCGAGAGAAATTATTTTGAGAGAAGGTCAATAGATAAGGGGGCTTTAAGTGCTTTGAAAATCGAAAGCCTTTATTGGAATGCTGATGCTGATAAACCCTTTGAGGTTGAGTATGCGAATGACATGCACATATGAGCTTTTGTGGAGTTGGAGAAGCGGAGGGGAAGAGATGGGAATGATAATTTAAATGTGGGAGATACTGATTGGAACCTGAGGGGAATAGCGAGGGCAGAAGGGTGCCCGCTGAGGGTTTATTGAGGATGACATACCGGGAATTACATCCCCAATGGTCTATATGGGAATGCTTTTTAGCTGGTCCGTGTGGCATGTGGAAGATCATGATCTTCATAGCATCAACTATATGCATACCGGGGATAGGAAGACCTAGTACGGAGTGCCTCCGGATGCAGCAGCCGCTTTTGAGGATGTGATCCGGATTCACGGCTACAAAGGAGAGATGAATCCTATCTGTGAGTTTGGTTTGATATTGAAATTATGCGACACTGCCTTGTGCTATGTTTATCATACTTTGCTCTTAAATTTGTGCTATATGCAATTGATATGATTTTGTGGGGTGCCGAAATTGCCATAAACATGCTAACAAACCAATTCCCTAATTTGTATGACTAATTTAAGGTTAAGTTCAAGATTAAAACTTTATGCATTTTATGTGGGGAAGCAGTTAAAAAATTTTGCCAGTTCATAGCATTTTCTTATACAGATAAAGAATACCATAGTGTGATCATTGTATgaacttttatatattagtCGTCTTCATTTTAGAAGGGTTTTTGCATATATTTGTTCATTACTTACTAGTTTTAGCGTGAATAACTGCAGTGAGTTATGCTACTCTTGCTAAGAAGACGACGGTCATGTCTCCGGAAGCAATTCTTAATGCTGGCATTCCATGTTGCAGGTAACTGTTTTATGTCTATGCTCCATGTTTTTAATACTCTTCATTCTTCAACTTCTATGGAATTGTAGCTTTAATCCTTTGTGAAACCAGGTTGGTCCAAAATCCGAGAGAATTTGTCGTCACCTTTCCAAGGGCTTACCACTCAGGATTCAGTCATGGTCAGACATCTCTTTACCttggattttgtttttaatattactATATCTTTACTTTATCCATTTTGACATTGATTAATGCACACAGGATTCAACTGTTCAGAAGCTTCAAATATCGCAACTTCTGAATGGTTGCGGTTTGCAGGAGAAGCTGAAATTCGCCGGGCTGCAGTAAACTATCCTCCATTGGTTTCCCACGTCCAATTGCTCTACGATCTTGCACTATCACTCTTTTCAAGGTGGTCCTCTCTACATGAATTACCTAGACTTTTTAATTGCATGATTTAGTTGAACAGTGTTGGAATGTGCACAATGTTGTCTGACATTAGATGGtcaaaatgatataaaaatatgtataattctAGAGTTTAGATCTCATATCTTcgatatatcataaatatgtattttactttattttgtTATCATGTCTATATACCATGGACTGTTTCTGTACCGGTTAAGCAGGTTTTAAGTACATCATGGCTGTACAGTTTCGACATTCATCCTGACATTCCGCAAGGAACTGCAGGAGGATCAGATATAGGGAATTTGGTTGCTACTGGGGACTATTAGGCACTACATTCACTCATGTTTTTCTGCTATGCATTTCCCTGTTATGTGATCAATTTATTATCAGTGTCATGCACCATAGTCACATATTTATGTGTAGGACTCTTTTTTATGTGTAAAAGCATGGTTGCTGAAATTAATAATTGGAACTAGTCGGTTGACCTACCGATTcagaatttattttgaatttattgaagattttttcGATAAATTGGggatttttagtcaaatcgAGTGTAATCAATAAATCGATAAAATATTTCTCGGGGATTTTTAAATGAATCGGGGATCTTGAGAACAGTTTATAAAAGGAGAAATGATACAAACggaaatttttaagaaaaagtacatttattatccatgcattttttattttactttttatcaTCAGGATTTTCCTTTTCTACTTTATACTCACACAAATTCAATAAATACCCACATTAAAAGCAAAAGACAGGCAGTTTGTTCCAGAGAGAGCAGAGCAGAAGTGTGTgagcttttttaactaaaattgagTGGGGTTTGCCAAGAAACTTAGTGAAATGGCTGTTGAGGGTCTAAGTGGTGAAGATGAGGGTTCTGAGTTGGTGCTTGCTATCGAAACAGAGGGGGGTTTCGAAAAAGGTAAGAACTTTGGGGAAGGAATTGGCGGTGAGAATGATCAAGGTGGTTTTGGGGGATTTAGAGATGGTTATGAGTTTGGGGGTAAGTTGTGTGAGAATGAGAATCGAGTCGGTGATCGTGATTcgaaagattttattaatgatgAGGTGAAATTTGAAGAGAGAAAAAGCGAAAAGTTAGGCGGTGTGGAAGGAGATGAAGGTGATTATAAGGAAATGAAGGATGGGGATAAAGATAAGGACGGGAGtaagtggagtgagattgagaaTGAAGGCGGTGATCGTGAATTGGAGGGTATTGAAGATGAAATAGCGATCGAAGAGCGAAACCCTAAAAGTCGTAGTATTTTGGAAGGAAATGAAGGTGCTTTGAAGGAAATAAAGGAGGGGATTAAATGGAGTGAGATTGGGAATGAAGGTGGTGATCGTGATTTGGAGGGTATTAAACATGAGACGGCAATCAAAGAGAGAAACCCTGAAAATCTCAGGGTTGTGGAAGAAAATGAAGGTGCTTTTAAGGAAATAAAGGAAGGGGATAAAGATAAAGCGGGGAGTAAGTGGAGTGAGATTGggaatgaagatgatgatcttGATTTGGAGGGAATTAAAGATGAGACGGAAATCAAAGAGAGAAACACTGAAAAGCGTAGTGTTGTGGAAGAAAATGGTTGTGTTGTGGAAGAAAATGAAGGTGGGAGTGAGATTAAAAATGAAGGTAGTGATCGTGATTTAAAGGGTATTAAAGATGAGGCAAAAATCGAACAGAGAAACCCCGAGAAACGTGGTATGGTGAAAGAAAATGAAGGTGATTTTAAGGAAAAGAAGGAGGGGGGTAGCGATAAGGAAGGGAGCAATTGGGGTGAAATTGAGGAAGCTGAAGAAATTTATCTTCGTGAAGTAAAGAATAGGAGGGCTGATAAGGGAAAAGAAGTCATTGAGGACTATGAAGATGGTTGGGGTGTGAATTGGGACGATATCATTGAGGACTCTGATGATAATTGGGATTATGTCATTGAGGACTCTGAAGATAGTTGGGGTGAGAATTGGGATGATGGTGCTGTAAGAGCTAAAGCTAATCAGGAGCGACAGTATTTTGATAACTACGAAAATGAGAGggatataaataataaagaacCTCATTGGTACAGGAATGCTGAAATGGATTCAGGGGGCTCAAATGTTGAACATTTTGGAAGGCGACATTATCCTTTGAGGCCTGATGTGGAAGATTGTTCGTTTTATATGAAAACGAACAATGAAAATGAGAGggatataaataataaagaacCTCACTGGTACAGGAATGCTGAAATGGATTCAGGGGGCTCAAATGTTGAACATTTTGGAAGGCACCATTATCCTTTGAGGCCTAATGTGGAAGATTGTTCATTTTATATGAGAACTGGGACTTGCAGGTTTGGATCGAATTGCAAATTTAATCATCCAGTTGAGAGGAAAAACCAGGTATAATACAACTTATGATTACTTCTACGAAACTAAGATATtggatacataaaaaaaatttgtggtTTTGagtaaaattattatgtatTACTTCACTATAGCAACTTTTTTACTTGATTGGAGATTGTATAGGGAGTTTATTGCGTTGGTAGTCTATCTGGATACTTTTGACAGAATGCAAGGTTAACAtcatttttgctattatatattatatttaatatgtgtCTTCTTTTTGCTTcgcttttttttaaaatgtatattatgtTTCTCCCTTCTCTACTTGCAAAATTTAGTGATTGTGCATATATGATGTAAAAAACCACTACACAACAGTGATACAACACGTATATTCTGCTCATGTATCTTTCACTCAACTTTCTCACAAATAATAGAATGTGAATCCTTTCATGAAAGCCTCAACCATGATTGCAAAGCAAATGGAATTTATATCTTATTGTCTGTGTCTACTTATGAACTTTTGTTGAGAATAAATAGTTCAACTTCTTGGTTTGTTGTCTTGATTCCATCTGGCCATACTGAACTGTAATGCAACTATGCAAGTATATAGCAGTCTCCGCTTGATATTCCTCCTTTTTTATTTGCAGTATTACTTGTCACCTGGTGGTTGCAAAAACAGAAAAGCTTGTAGGTATAGTCATGGCAAAGGAAAAGCTGCGGTGATCCCAAATTTAGAGTTGAACTTTATTGGTTTGCCGATTAGAGTGGTAAAAATTCTCTCCTTTATTCTCAGAATCCAATTTTTCTTATGTATCCAATCCGTATTCGACCAACATGGATATTGTTACCATCAGATCGAAAAGTGGATGCAGATATAGATGTAGCCATATATGATCAGTTATAAGGTTTAAAGGTGTTTTTtgcttatttatattaattttggagAAAAGACCCTGAATATCACTATTTGGAATTGAAATGCCCTAACACATTCTGAAAATATGCCTCTGGATATCACATTAAAACACTACATCATGTAGTGTTACGATTTATACGAATATAATGCTACATGATATAGCGTTTGTTTTGTTTGGCCTTCCAACATTAGATAAAGTAACTTACTTCATAACATTACATCGTGTTtctgtattttttaaaaaaaattataaatgctaAACGATATAATGATATAAAGTGATATTTGGGGTCATATTATCTAGACGTCATATTTGAGGCATTGTTGCTTCAAATTGTGATATAGGGGGCCAACACCTTTAATTTTGCTCGTTAATGTGGCAACTTCGTCATTGGTAATTTATGAAGAATCTTGTTGGtggtaaatatatatttcttttgtgTACTTTTGATATCCAACATGTATAATCATATTAGTCATCTGCAACTGCTACAGATATTAGCCTGTCTGTATTTGGAACAGAGAGGATACACATGCTGTAGTTGTAGCCTGTAGGCATATATGTTCTGTTTGTTGCAGTTTACTCACCTAGCAACACTTAATTTTATCCATTTATCCTGACAGAGAATATAAGTTCATCCttgtcaaatataatattaagtcACTTTACCAGAGAGTTTCTATTAAGCATTTTGATTGCGCAACAGGGGGAGAAAGAATGTTCTTTCTACATGAAAACTGGTTCATGCAAGTTTGGGGAAAACTGCAAGTTTCATCATCCGGATGCTCCAGCAGTGGGAGGAGGTGACACTACTTCACCGGGTAGAGGTAGGTCATCAGCAAGTGATATAAATGAGACTGCTCCCTTCAGAACAGTTATCTTTCCGCCAGAAATTGCAGAGTGGATCAGATATCAGGTATTCCTTGACTCATGTGACAATCTTTGGAAATTAAGATTGCGAGTCTAAGCTTTTTGCATTTGGTATTTCTATTATTTGCACAGGTTAAGACGGTCTAAAATGTTATGAGTCCATGTTGGTACTAATATAATTGCACTGAGTGGTGTAAATGTTGGTATTAAGTATGCTGTAAATAGTAGCCAAAGGCATTAGCTGCGAATTCAAGCGAGAGTGACAattaaaaacttttttttaatatatatttgataattctTAATTGCGATCCCTTTTTTTTGCCTACTGTTTAAATTGTATTCACTCTGGTGCTTTCATCGTGCTAACAAACTACCATGGTTCTGCTTTACTAAATTTCTCTTTGAACTCTTAAGGCTCCTGCATACGGAAGATCACAAGGGATTCTGCCT
This genomic window from Daucus carota subsp. sativus chromosome 7, DH1 v3.0, whole genome shotgun sequence contains:
- the LOC108196320 gene encoding uncharacterized protein LOC108196320, whose amino-acid sequence is MAVEGLSGEDEGSELVLAIETEGGFEKGKNFGEGIGGENDQGGFGGFRDGYEFGGKLCENENRVGDRDSKDFINDEVKFEERKSEKLGGVEGDEGDYKEMKDGDKDKDGSKWSEIENEGGDRELEGIEDEIAIEERNPKSRSILEGNEGALKEIKEGIKWSEIGNEGGDRDLEGIKHETAIKERNPENLRVVEENEGAFKEIKEGDKDKAGSKWSEIGNEDDDLDLEGIKDETEIKERNTEKRSVVEENGCVVEENEGGSEIKNEGSDRDLKGIKDEAKIEQRNPEKRGMVKENEGDFKEKKEGGSDKEGSNWGEIEEAEEIYLREVKNRRADKGKEVIEDYEDGWGVNWDDIIEDSDDNWDYVIEDSEDSWGENWDDGAVRAKANQERQYFDNYENERDINNKEPHWYRNAEMDSGGSNVEHFGRRHYPLRPDVEDCSFYMKTNNENERDINNKEPHWYRNAEMDSGGSNVEHFGRHHYPLRPNVEDCSFYMRTGTCRFGSNCKFNHPVERKNQYYLSPGGCKNRKACRYSHGKGKAAVIPNLELNFIGLPIRVGEKECSFYMKTGSCKFGENCKFHHPDAPAVGGGDTTSPGRGRSSASDINETAPFRTVIFPPEIAEWIRYQAPAYGRSQGILPVPPALAMSIPATGSSFDAHPQGRSSFYANPASMPVPPALAMSIPATGSSFDAHPQGRSSFYANPQGQVKVDKYPERPGQPECSFYMRTGVCRFKSSCRFHHPRNPETPILLSDQGLPLRPGQRICSHFRRYGICKYGPLCTYDHSVGGTAASSDGSDQGRP